The Desulfobotulus mexicanus genome window below encodes:
- the bamA gene encoding outer membrane protein assembly factor BamA, with the protein MNRSSVCGFWLLLLMMLGNISVCAADSPQVWIAPFSVEGDLRSVSLGKQVADRVARELTAAGLSSQIGNDPGKDLEDVRKSMASVGAESAVWGRLILENGGFRLSGRLFSEGMERRIVEEGSSVDTLFLASASLSRKVADFLVGKETVALVEIVGNQRIESDAILRVIQSGPGDVYLQKALSDDLEAIYAMGYFDDIRVAVEERDVGKVVIFTVQEKPTVRQIFIRGNRVYKDDKVMEVVTTKTGSILNIFQVRRDIERIRDLYRSKNYHHSEVNYEIRELDNNQADLVFVISEGEKVKVTELVFEGRESFTERQLRKQTGLSEKGFFSWLTGSGELKKEAVQHASARLTAFYHNEGYVDARVSDPEITFEGPEARVMFRIVEGQRYRIGEVSVEGDQLFSEDVLLSITAIGKEEWYKRDVVHQDMMALTDLYGDAGYANTDVFPQLRKDDEAGVVDILYSVRQGKQVYIDRIEITGNVKTRDKVIRRQIPLLEQELYSGSRIRRAARNLNRLDYFEDVQLNIKSTPDPEKVDLLVSVEEKPTGMFTFGAGYSSQDNLFGQVSVTQRNFRGKGQTLNLRADVSSSSTRYTLSFTEPYLFDKPLSAGFDVYNWDREYNDYTKKSTGGTVRLGYPVWDYTRAFMSYGIESFDVKVDSGKQQLVNEDILAMEPLSLASTMTLGLNYDSTNRLFNPSEGSNHRLTVKHAGGPLGGDIAFTKYLAEVGWYFPLFWQTVFFMHGETGYVHKNSDGHLPDYEKFYLGGLNSVRGYRWRDIAVYYDGDYTYDQVIRDSDGNVTGVETKTVSYRKNKGGDKFMQANFEFIFPLVRDAGLMGLVFYDLGNVYDTDERITTDGIKRSVGYGIRWFSPIGPIRLEYGIPKNKIDGSKQSARWEFTMGGAF; encoded by the coding sequence ATGAATCGGAGTTCTGTCTGTGGCTTTTGGCTGCTTTTGCTGATGATGCTGGGAAATATTAGTGTGTGTGCTGCGGATTCTCCGCAGGTATGGATTGCACCTTTTTCCGTGGAAGGAGATCTTCGTTCCGTAAGCTTAGGAAAACAGGTGGCGGATAGGGTGGCCCGTGAACTGACGGCTGCGGGGCTTTCTTCCCAGATCGGGAATGATCCTGGAAAAGATCTTGAAGATGTGCGGAAAAGCATGGCATCCGTGGGTGCTGAATCCGCTGTCTGGGGTCGTCTTATTCTGGAAAACGGGGGTTTCCGTCTTTCCGGCAGATTGTTTTCTGAAGGTATGGAGCGACGTATTGTGGAGGAGGGATCTTCCGTAGATACGCTTTTTCTGGCATCTGCCAGTCTGTCACGTAAGGTCGCGGATTTCCTTGTGGGCAAAGAAACCGTTGCCCTTGTGGAGATTGTGGGGAATCAGCGCATAGAAAGTGATGCCATTCTTCGGGTTATTCAGAGTGGCCCGGGAGATGTGTATCTGCAAAAAGCCCTTTCCGATGATCTTGAAGCAATTTATGCCATGGGCTATTTTGACGATATTCGTGTGGCTGTGGAAGAAAGGGATGTCGGCAAGGTTGTTATTTTCACGGTTCAGGAAAAACCCACGGTACGTCAGATTTTTATACGGGGTAACAGGGTATATAAAGATGACAAGGTTATGGAAGTTGTGACCACAAAAACCGGGTCAATTCTCAATATTTTCCAGGTTAGGCGGGATATAGAGCGGATTCGGGACCTGTACCGAAGCAAAAATTATCACCACTCGGAAGTGAACTATGAAATCCGGGAGCTGGATAACAATCAGGCAGACCTTGTTTTTGTTATTTCAGAAGGTGAAAAGGTCAAGGTGACAGAACTTGTTTTTGAGGGCCGTGAGAGCTTTACCGAGAGGCAGCTGAGAAAACAGACAGGTCTTTCGGAGAAGGGGTTTTTTTCATGGCTTACGGGTTCAGGAGAATTGAAAAAGGAGGCGGTGCAGCATGCCTCTGCAAGGCTTACGGCTTTTTATCATAATGAAGGCTATGTGGATGCCAGGGTTTCTGATCCGGAAATAACCTTTGAAGGCCCCGAAGCCAGGGTTATGTTCAGAATTGTTGAAGGACAGCGCTATCGTATCGGAGAAGTCTCCGTGGAGGGAGATCAGCTTTTTTCTGAGGATGTACTGCTGTCGATTACTGCCATTGGAAAAGAAGAGTGGTACAAAAGGGATGTGGTGCATCAGGATATGATGGCACTTACGGATCTTTACGGAGATGCGGGATATGCAAATACTGATGTATTTCCCCAGCTGCGCAAGGATGATGAGGCCGGGGTTGTGGACATCCTTTATTCTGTTCGTCAGGGAAAACAGGTGTACATAGACCGTATAGAAATTACGGGCAATGTAAAGACCCGTGATAAGGTAATCCGAAGACAGATTCCTCTGCTGGAACAGGAGCTCTACAGTGGAAGCAGAATCAGAAGGGCTGCGCGTAACCTGAATCGGCTGGATTATTTTGAAGATGTGCAGCTGAATATCAAAAGTACGCCGGATCCTGAGAAGGTGGATCTTCTGGTCAGTGTGGAGGAAAAACCCACTGGTATGTTCACCTTTGGTGCAGGATACAGCTCCCAGGATAATCTCTTCGGTCAGGTTTCCGTGACCCAGCGGAACTTCAGGGGTAAGGGACAGACCCTTAACCTGCGGGCGGATGTGAGCAGTTCATCCACAAGGTATACCTTAAGTTTTACGGAACCCTATCTCTTTGATAAACCCCTTTCCGCCGGTTTTGATGTGTATAACTGGGACAGGGAATATAATGATTATACAAAGAAAAGTACTGGAGGTACTGTAAGGCTTGGTTACCCCGTATGGGATTATACCCGTGCCTTTATGTCTTATGGTATTGAAAGTTTTGATGTAAAAGTGGATTCGGGCAAGCAGCAGCTGGTCAATGAGGATATTCTGGCCATGGAACCCTTAAGTCTTGCCAGTACCATGACTCTGGGTTTGAATTATGATTCCACCAACCGTCTTTTTAATCCTTCCGAAGGGTCTAACCACAGGCTGACTGTGAAACATGCAGGTGGTCCTCTGGGGGGGGATATTGCTTTTACAAAATATCTGGCGGAGGTTGGATGGTATTTTCCCCTTTTCTGGCAAACGGTTTTTTTCATGCATGGTGAAACCGGATACGTTCATAAAAACAGCGACGGTCATCTGCCGGATTATGAAAAATTTTATCTTGGGGGGTTGAACTCCGTGAGGGGTTACCGCTGGCGTGATATTGCCGTTTATTATGATGGTGACTACACCTATGATCAGGTTATCCGGGATTCCGATGGAAATGTTACGGGTGTGGAGACAAAAACAGTCTCTTACCGGAAGAACAAGGGTGGCGATAAGTTCATGCAGGCCAATTTTGAATTTATTTTTCCGCTGGTAAGGGACGCCGGACTTATGGGTCTTGTTTTTTATGATCTTGGAAATGTCTATGATACGGACGAAAGAATCACTACGGATGGCATAAAAAGAAGTGTTGGTTATGGTATTCGCTGGTTTTCTCCCATTGGTCCCATCCGTCTTGAATATGGGATCCCAAAGAATAAAATTGACGGATCCAAGCAGAGTGCTCGATGGGAATTCACCATGGGTGGTGCATTTTAA
- a CDS encoding ABC transporter ATP-binding protein produces MDDCRDILELCGVHKTFLDGVQPVPVLKDVNWTVSRKDTIAIVGPSGIGKSTLLHIMGALDRPDAGKLLLNGRNILSLDDAGLARVRNGVMGFVFQFHHMLPEFTALENVMMPARIAGIAISEARGRSEELLDRMGLSHRMHHRTSQLSGGEQQRAALARALVMSPPFLFADEPTGNLDIDNSRKVHELLLEIHAEKKCALVVVTHNMELAGMMQTQITLRDGLVVDGDIPVHAANGLVFTP; encoded by the coding sequence ATGGATGATTGCAGGGATATTCTTGAGCTTTGCGGTGTGCACAAAACCTTCCTTGATGGTGTACAGCCTGTCCCCGTGCTCAAAGATGTGAACTGGACGGTAAGCCGTAAAGACACCATTGCCATCGTAGGCCCTTCGGGTATTGGAAAATCCACACTGCTGCATATTATGGGTGCTCTGGATCGTCCTGATGCCGGGAAGTTGCTGCTTAATGGCCGCAATATTCTGTCCCTTGATGATGCAGGGCTGGCAAGGGTCCGTAATGGGGTTATGGGCTTTGTTTTTCAGTTTCACCATATGCTCCCGGAGTTTACTGCTTTGGAGAATGTCATGATGCCTGCCCGTATAGCAGGTATTGCTATTTCAGAAGCCAGGGGGAGGTCCGAGGAACTCCTTGACCGGATGGGCCTTTCTCATCGTATGCATCACAGAACCTCCCAGCTTTCCGGAGGAGAGCAGCAGCGGGCTGCTCTTGCCAGGGCCCTTGTTATGTCTCCGCCCTTTCTTTTTGCTGATGAACCCACAGGCAATCTGGATATTGATAACAGCAGAAAGGTCCATGAACTGCTTTTGGAAATACATGCAGAAAAAAAATGTGCCCTTGTTGTGGTAACCCACAATATGGAGCTGGCAGGGATGATGCAGACACAGATAACTCTGCGGGATGGGCTGGTTGTTGACGGGGATATACCGGTTCATGCTGCGAATGGTTTGGTTTTCACTCCATGA
- a CDS encoding lipoprotein-releasing ABC transporter permease subunit, whose protein sequence is MSLELFIAGRYLRARRKQGFISLTGILSVFGVALGVMALVVVIAVMSGAERDFRERILGLEPHILLMGQGGGLENPHEAQERIRAFPQVSATAPFVYGKVVLRTSGGMGGAFLRGIDPEAQRVAIEGIDRESLLEQLKDAESGNAPGIILGRTLAAELKVAIGDTVQVMSPEFMLSPVGMLPKVRRFQVSGFFSSGLFEYDGALCYIRMDEASRLLGMGEKVTGIGIWIDDVYAAEELGKRIQDEFGWGYWTRNWMEMNKSLFSALKLEKTAMFIILTLIILVAAFNIASSLIMMVMEKTRDISILMAMGASRALIRRIFVIQGMIIGILGTFFGVVSGVALCLFLERYPIIRLPEAYPFTTLPVLLEWSDVTAIGLASLLICFLSTLYPAMQASRLDPVEGIRYG, encoded by the coding sequence ATGTCCCTGGAACTTTTTATTGCAGGAAGATATCTTCGTGCCCGCAGAAAACAGGGTTTTATTTCCCTGACGGGCATCCTTTCGGTTTTTGGTGTTGCCTTGGGTGTAATGGCCCTGGTGGTGGTGATTGCCGTGATGAGTGGCGCCGAAAGGGATTTCAGGGAAAGGATTCTGGGCCTGGAACCCCATATTCTTCTCATGGGACAGGGGGGCGGTCTGGAGAACCCCCATGAAGCCCAGGAAAGAATCCGTGCTTTCCCACAGGTCTCAGCTACGGCTCCCTTTGTTTATGGTAAGGTGGTTCTCAGGACATCCGGTGGGATGGGAGGTGCCTTTTTACGGGGCATTGATCCGGAAGCACAACGCGTGGCCATTGAAGGGATAGATCGAGAGAGTCTTCTTGAGCAGCTGAAGGATGCGGAGTCAGGTAATGCCCCCGGTATTATCCTGGGCAGAACCCTTGCTGCTGAACTTAAAGTTGCCATTGGAGATACTGTGCAGGTCATGTCTCCGGAATTCATGCTTTCTCCCGTGGGAATGCTGCCCAAGGTCCGCCGTTTTCAGGTAAGTGGTTTTTTTTCTTCCGGCCTGTTTGAGTATGATGGTGCCCTTTGCTACATTCGCATGGATGAGGCATCAAGGCTTCTGGGCATGGGAGAAAAGGTGACTGGCATTGGTATCTGGATTGATGATGTGTATGCAGCGGAAGAGCTTGGGAAAAGGATTCAGGATGAATTTGGCTGGGGCTACTGGACCCGCAACTGGATGGAGATGAACAAAAGCCTTTTTTCTGCCCTGAAGCTTGAAAAAACGGCCATGTTCATCATTCTTACCCTGATTATTCTTGTGGCGGCTTTTAATATTGCCAGCTCTCTCATTATGATGGTGATGGAAAAAACAAGGGATATCTCCATCCTCATGGCCATGGGGGCCAGCCGGGCGTTGATCCGGAGAATTTTTGTAATTCAGGGGATGATTATAGGCATTTTGGGTACTTTTTTCGGTGTTGTTTCAGGTGTTGCCCTCTGCCTGTTTCTGGAACGTTATCCCATTATCCGCCTTCCCGAAGCCTATCCCTTCACAACCCTTCCTGTTCTTCTCGAATGGAGTGATGTCACGGCAATTGGCCTGGCTTCCCTGCTGATATGTTTTCTTTCAACCCTGTATCCTGCCATGCAGGCTTCCCGTCTTGATCCTGTGGAGGGTATCCGTTATGGATGA
- the lysS gene encoding lysine--tRNA ligase yields the protein MEENKSENIQEDAVDVLSQRRRKNKEMKAAGINLYPNDFKISHDIATVRQEIEDAPDNMGPDGQAFSVAGRMMAINRFGKSAFIRIKDGSGELIQAYLQSKTLGETFDLFKQLDVGDFVGVTGTLFTTRTGEWTLDASAFRLLSKATRPLPEKYHGLKDPEKRYRKRYVDLIMNPEVREIFLRRSRMVQAVREFFIDRGFLEVETPMMQTVAGGAEATPFVTHHNALGMDLFLRIAPELYLKRLVVGGFDKVFEINRNFRNEGVSTRHNPEFTMMEFYWAYARDEDLMALSEELFAHVAKAVTGDVVVNYQGHALRFDGTWPKIPLLDALVEIGGVDKALLDDLEGLLAFAKEKNISVTKTEKLGKVLTKLFDVLVEPKLIQPTFITGYPVEVSPLSRRSDKNPMLTERFELFVAGREIGNGFSELNDPEDQRERFLMQVKEREAGDSEAHMMDDDYIEALEYGMPPTAGQGIGMDRLAMLLTDAASIREVILFPHMKPVSHQ from the coding sequence ATGGAAGAAAACAAAAGCGAAAACATTCAGGAAGATGCCGTGGATGTCCTCAGTCAGAGGCGGCGTAAAAATAAGGAAATGAAGGCCGCAGGGATTAATCTTTATCCCAATGACTTTAAAATTTCCCATGATATCGCTACTGTCCGCCAGGAGATTGAAGATGCTCCGGACAATATGGGACCCGATGGGCAGGCTTTTTCCGTGGCTGGCCGTATGATGGCCATTAACCGCTTTGGCAAATCTGCCTTTATCCGTATCAAGGATGGAAGTGGTGAACTGATTCAGGCCTACCTTCAGTCTAAAACGCTGGGTGAGACCTTTGATCTTTTCAAGCAGCTGGATGTGGGGGATTTTGTGGGGGTGACAGGAACCCTTTTTACTACCCGCACAGGGGAATGGACTCTGGATGCCAGTGCTTTCAGGCTTCTTTCCAAGGCAACCCGGCCCCTGCCTGAAAAATATCATGGTTTGAAAGATCCGGAAAAGCGTTACCGCAAACGCTATGTGGATCTCATTATGAATCCGGAAGTAAGGGAAATTTTTCTTCGCAGAAGCCGTATGGTACAGGCTGTCCGTGAGTTTTTTATTGACCGCGGTTTCCTTGAGGTGGAAACACCCATGATGCAGACCGTTGCCGGTGGTGCTGAAGCCACACCCTTTGTGACCCATCACAATGCTCTCGGTATGGATCTTTTTCTGCGCATCGCACCGGAGCTTTATCTAAAGAGGCTTGTGGTTGGTGGTTTTGATAAGGTTTTTGAAATTAACCGTAATTTCAGGAACGAGGGGGTATCCACCCGCCATAATCCAGAATTTACCATGATGGAATTCTACTGGGCCTATGCCAGGGACGAAGACCTCATGGCCCTCAGTGAAGAGCTTTTTGCCCATGTGGCAAAGGCGGTTACCGGTGATGTGGTGGTGAACTATCAGGGACATGCCTTACGTTTTGACGGAACATGGCCCAAAATTCCCCTTTTGGATGCACTGGTTGAAATCGGCGGTGTTGATAAGGCGCTGCTGGATGATCTGGAAGGTCTTCTGGCCTTTGCAAAGGAAAAAAATATTTCCGTAACCAAGACGGAAAAGCTCGGCAAGGTACTGACAAAACTTTTTGATGTTCTTGTAGAGCCAAAGCTTATACAGCCTACCTTTATCACGGGATATCCTGTGGAAGTTTCTCCCTTATCACGGCGATCGGATAAAAATCCCATGCTGACGGAACGGTTTGAGCTTTTTGTTGCCGGACGTGAGATTGGTAATGGATTTTCTGAGCTCAATGATCCCGAAGATCAGCGGGAACGTTTTCTCATGCAGGTTAAGGAGAGGGAAGCCGGTGATTCCGAAGCCCACATGATGGATGATGACTATATTGAAGCCCTGGAATATGGTATGCCACCTACGGCAGGTCAGGGTATAGGTATGGATCGTCTGGCCATGCTTTTGACGGATGCAGCTTCCATAAGGGAAGTGATTCTGTTTCCACACATGAAACCAGTTTCTCATCAATAA
- a CDS encoding two-component system sensor histidine kinase NtrB, translating to MQVQDKDILKKINWLMGVRAILALILLMFSALVQSQGGLVFKIFPAAALYILATLTLIFSLVFAFWSTRTKKPRFFAIVQLIVDVFLITALIWMTGGYDSLLTFLYMLVIINASILLSRKESLLIAAVSAIAFGLLVDFEYYGILPALGEINTPLMDRVDFWSVFFRILATTVACFSVSVLTSFLSVQLRKAREEIRYMGNYVKRMESLATVGEMAAGLAHEIKNPLASLRGSIELLETEVCKDTDSVRLMRIVRREADRLANLVTEFLNFARPDKGNPEPVEVGSMIQESVQILKQSEGSRGRIIYSLFLEPEVWVDADPDRMRQVLWNLLLNAVESIEGEGEIRVSLDVERGKNVRIAIKDTGCGIADSDMASIFAPFYTTKAKGTGLGLSIAVRILEAMGGRLDVKSTPGEGSTFILRMPCLPYSPESCNAGRG from the coding sequence ATGCAGGTACAGGATAAGGATATCCTGAAAAAAATAAATTGGCTGATGGGTGTAAGGGCCATCCTTGCACTCATACTGCTGATGTTTTCAGCACTGGTCCAGTCCCAGGGGGGCTTGGTCTTTAAAATTTTTCCTGCTGCAGCCCTGTATATTCTTGCAACCCTCACCCTGATTTTTTCCCTTGTTTTTGCTTTCTGGTCTACGAGAACAAAAAAACCACGTTTTTTTGCCATTGTTCAGCTGATAGTGGATGTTTTTCTCATCACGGCTTTGATCTGGATGACAGGCGGATATGATTCCCTTCTGACTTTTTTGTATATGCTGGTGATCATCAACGCCAGCATTCTTCTTTCCCGTAAAGAAAGCCTTTTGATCGCAGCGGTTTCTGCCATTGCCTTTGGATTGCTGGTGGATTTTGAATACTACGGCATTTTGCCGGCTCTGGGAGAAATAAATACACCTCTTATGGATCGGGTTGATTTCTGGTCCGTTTTTTTCCGTATTCTGGCCACTACAGTTGCCTGCTTTTCCGTTTCTGTACTCACAAGTTTTCTTTCCGTTCAGCTGCGCAAAGCCAGAGAAGAGATCCGCTATATGGGGAACTATGTCAAACGCATGGAAAGCCTTGCTACTGTTGGAGAAATGGCCGCAGGGCTAGCCCATGAAATTAAAAATCCCCTTGCTTCCCTGAGGGGTTCCATTGAGCTTCTGGAAACGGAAGTCTGTAAGGATACGGATTCTGTTCGGCTCATGCGCATTGTCCGCAGGGAAGCGGATCGTCTGGCCAACCTTGTGACGGAGTTTTTAAACTTTGCAAGACCGGACAAAGGAAATCCTGAGCCTGTAGAAGTCGGAAGTATGATCCAGGAAAGTGTTCAGATTCTGAAACAGAGTGAGGGCAGCCGGGGAAGAATTATCTACTCCCTTTTTCTCGAACCGGAAGTATGGGTGGATGCAGATCCGGATCGTATGCGGCAGGTTCTATGGAATCTTTTGCTGAATGCCGTAGAGTCCATAGAAGGGGAGGGGGAGATTCGAGTGAGCCTTGATGTGGAGAGGGGAAAAAATGTGCGCATAGCCATAAAAGATACTGGTTGTGGTATTGCGGATTCGGATATGGCATCCATTTTTGCACCCTTTTATACCACAAAAGCAAAGGGTACCGGGCTGGGGCTGTCCATTGCCGTGCGCATACTGGAAGCCATGGGAGGGAGACTGGATGTAAAAAGTACACCCGGAGAAGGAAGCACCTTTATTCTACGCATGCCCTGTCTTCCATATTCTCCGGAGTCCTGTAATGCTGGCCGTGGTTGA